One window of Candidatus Thermoplasmatota archaeon genomic DNA carries:
- a CDS encoding radical SAM protein gives MVAVESKLTRGLPRTTTSLCPECKKKIEAELYIEDGAVKIRKTCDEHGEFKDVMWSDADMYLKAEKWAVDGIGVENPKIKNAPSCPEYCGLCNLHTSHTSLANLDLTNRCNLTCPICFANANAAGYVYEPTYEQVVDMLKVLRSEKPVPCVAVQFSGGEPTIYPRFFDVLRAANDLGFAQVQVATNGIKLANSLKFCEKAADAGLHTIYLQFDGLKEENYIAARGKPLLETKRKVIENIRKLPLEKRPSVVLVPTIVKGINDDQLGEILRYGLENRDVIRGVNFQPVSLSGRIPEEERSSMRFTISDMVLRLEEQTSFLVRDDWYPVPFVVPVSQFISTIHNEPKIAFTTHPACGMASYLYVPDKGDPVPITRFVDVEGLMDDMWELAKKAETARTKLVPQMKALSALKRRFDAKKAPDGMKTLTFLKAMSTMFDTGTKDGVSEFSWKWFYVGGMHFQDLYNYDIERVKRCAIHYAVPDGRLIPFCAYNTGPTYREEVEKKFSVPLDEWRKKHGSDST, from the coding sequence ATGGTTGCGGTAGAGTCCAAACTCACGCGAGGGCTTCCCAGGACGACTACGTCCCTGTGCCCCGAGTGCAAGAAGAAGATAGAGGCGGAGCTCTACATTGAGGACGGAGCCGTCAAGATTCGCAAGACATGCGACGAGCACGGCGAGTTCAAGGACGTCATGTGGTCGGACGCCGACATGTACTTGAAGGCGGAGAAGTGGGCGGTCGACGGGATCGGGGTGGAGAACCCCAAGATCAAGAACGCGCCGTCCTGTCCCGAGTACTGCGGTCTCTGCAACCTGCACACGAGCCACACGAGCCTGGCGAACCTCGACCTGACCAACAGGTGCAACCTCACGTGCCCGATATGCTTCGCCAACGCGAACGCCGCGGGCTACGTCTACGAGCCGACCTACGAGCAGGTCGTCGACATGCTCAAGGTGCTCAGGAGCGAGAAGCCCGTGCCCTGCGTTGCGGTCCAGTTCTCGGGCGGGGAGCCGACGATATACCCGAGGTTCTTCGACGTTCTGAGGGCCGCCAATGACCTGGGGTTCGCGCAGGTCCAGGTAGCCACGAACGGCATCAAGCTCGCCAACAGCCTGAAGTTCTGCGAGAAGGCGGCGGATGCGGGATTGCACACGATCTACCTGCAATTCGACGGCCTGAAGGAGGAGAACTACATCGCCGCCAGAGGGAAACCCCTCCTGGAGACGAAGAGGAAGGTCATCGAGAACATCAGGAAGCTTCCCTTGGAGAAGCGTCCGTCCGTCGTGCTCGTCCCGACGATCGTGAAAGGGATAAACGACGACCAGCTGGGAGAGATCCTTCGGTACGGGCTCGAGAACCGCGATGTGATTAGGGGCGTGAACTTCCAGCCTGTCTCCTTGTCGGGCCGAATCCCCGAGGAAGAGCGTAGCAGCATGCGGTTCACGATCTCGGACATGGTGCTCAGGCTAGAGGAGCAGACATCGTTCCTCGTGAGGGACGACTGGTACCCGGTCCCCTTCGTTGTCCCGGTCTCGCAGTTCATCTCGACGATTCACAACGAGCCCAAGATAGCGTTCACGACGCACCCCGCGTGCGGAATGGCAAGCTACCTATACGTGCCCGACAAGGGCGACCCGGTCCCGATAACGAGGTTCGTTGACGTGGAGGGGCTGATGGACGACATGTGGGAGCTGGCAAAGAAGGCCGAGACAGCGAGGACGAAGCTCGTCCCACAGATGAAGGCGTTAAGCGCGCTCAAGAGGAGGTTCGACGCCAAGAAAGCGCCGGACGGCATGAAGACCCTGACGTTCCTGAAGGCGATGTCAACGATGTTCGACACGGGGACGAAGGACGGCGTGTCCGAGTTCTCGTGGAAGTGGTTCTACGTCGGCGGGATGCACTTCCAGGACCTGTACAACTACGACATCGAGCGGGTGAAGCGCTGCGCGATACACTATGCCGTCCCGGATGGCAGGCTGATCCCGTTCTGCGCGTACAACACGGGTCCGACTTACAGGGA